One Saccharomyces kudriavzevii IFO 1802 strain IFO1802 genome assembly, chromosome: 4 genomic region harbors:
- the COX9 gene encoding cytochrome c oxidase subunit VIIa (similar to Saccharomyces cerevisiae COX9 (YDL067C); ancestral locus Anc_4.257): MAIAPITGTIKRRVIMDIVLGFSLGGAMASYWWWGFHMDKINKREKFYAELAERKRQEN; encoded by the coding sequence ATGGCTATTGCTCCAATTACTGGCACGATCAAAAGAAGGGTCATCATGGACATTGTCCTCGGATTCTCCCTCGGGGGTGCGATGGCCTCCTACTGGTGGTGGGGATTCCACATGGATAAGATTAATAAGAGAGAAAAGTTCTATGCAGAGTTGGCCGAAAGGAAAAGGCAAGAAAACTGA
- the IDP1 gene encoding isocitrate dehydrogenase (NADP(+)) IDP1 (similar to Saccharomyces cerevisiae IDP1 (YDL066W); ancestral locus Anc_4.254) produces MSMLSRRLFSTSRLAAFSKIKVKNPVVELDGDEMTRIIWDKIKKKLILPYLDVDLKYYDLSVQSRDATADKITQDAAEAIKKYGVGIKCATITPDEARVKEFNLHKMWKSPNGTIRNILGGTVFREPIVIPRIPRLIPRWEKPIIIGRHAHGDQYKATDTLIPGPGSVELVYKPSGPNTTAQPQTLKVYDYKGSGVAMAMYNTDESIEGFAHSSFKLAIDKKLNLFLSTKNTILKKYDGRFKDIFQEVYEAEYKSKFEKLGIHYEHRLIDDMVAQMIKSKGGFIMALKNYDGDVQSDIVAQGFGSLGLMTSILVTPDGKTFESEAAHGTVTRHYRKYQKGEETSTNSIASIFAWSRGLLKRGELDNTPALCKFANVLESATLNTVQQDGIMTKDLALACGNDERSAYVTTEDFLDAVEKRLQKEIKSIE; encoded by the coding sequence ATGAGCATGCTATCTAGAAGACTGTTTTCCACCTCTCGCCTTGCTGCCTTCAGTAAGATCAAGGTTAAAAACCCTGTAGTCGAGCTAGACGGTGATGAAATGACTCGTATAATTTGGGacaagatcaagaaaaagttgattcTACCTTATTTGGACGTAGACTTGAAGTACTATGACTTATCTGTCCAGTCTCGTGACGCCACCGCTGACAAAATTACTCAAGATGCTGCTGAGGCAATCAAGAAATATGGTGTCGGTATCAAATGTGCTACCATCACACCTGATGAAGCTCGTGTGAAGGAATTCAATCTGCACAAAATGTGGAAGTCTCCTAACGGTACCATCAGAAATATTCTTGGCGGGACTGTGTTTAGGGAACCCATTGTGATTCCTAGAATTCCCAGACTGATTCCACGTTGGGAAAAGCCAATCATTATTGGAAGACACGCCCACGGTGACCAATATAAAGCCACAGACACGTTGATTCCAGGCCCAGGTTCCGTGGAGTTGGTCTATAAACCTTCTGGGCCCAACACGACTGCTCAACCACAGACTTTAAAAGTTTATGACTACAAGGGCAGTGGTGTAGCCATGGCCATGTACAACACTGACGAATCCATCGAAGGCTTTGCACATTCGTCCTTCAAGTTGGCCATTGACAAGAAATTAAACCTTTTCTTGTCAACTAAGAATactattttgaagaagtatgATGGTAGATTCAAGgatattttccaagaagTTTATGAAGCTGAATATAAatccaaatttgaaaaactagGCATCCATTATGAGCACCGTTTGATTGATGATATGGTCGCCCAAATGATCAAGTCTAAAGGTGGATTTATCATGGCTTTAAAAAACTATGATGGTGATGTCCAATCTGACATTGTCGCTCAGGGATTTGGCTCCTTGGGATTGATGACCTCTATTTTAGTTACACCAGACGGTAAGACTTTTGAAAGTGAGGCCGCTCATGGTACTGTGACAAGACATTATAGAAAATACCAGAAGGGTGAAGAAACTTCTACAAACTCCATTGCATCCATTTTTGCTTGGTCAAGAGGTCTATTGAAGAGAGGTGAACTGGACAATACTCCGGCTTTATGTAAGTTTGCCAACGTTTTGGAATCCGCCACTTTGAACACTGTCCAACAAGATGGCATCATGACCAAAGATTTGGCTTTAGCTTGCGGTAACGACGAAAGATCCGCTTACGTTACCACAGAAGACTTTCTGGATGCTGTTGAGAAAAGActacaaaaagaaatcaaatcGATTGAATAA
- the PEX19 gene encoding Pex19p (similar to Saccharomyces cerevisiae PEX19 (YDL065C); ancestral locus Anc_4.250), with translation MSENEYDNFDDLDDLLDEDPTKLDETVAGKLQADESVGNNVGDKEKSATSENSDCVQVGNGSEEDPELKEMMSDLQNEFANLMKQSGNENNIKTGDFNKLVSALEEATKIPREGSDLGPTGLKDSNDKGTLNGNSPGFKNIVSNTLDRLKENGNKVDTSLAEETKESQRSGKNNNIDDVLSQLLDQMVASGGNENRDDQFDPKDGEMDDAIMKILDQMTSKEVLYEPMKEMRSEFETWFQEKGENEEHEEKIGVYKRQFDLVKQIVDTYELKDYDEFKHKDRVTKYLDELEQLGDSPIRSANSLLKNGNEEDDLMKMLEVDGNDPNLGNLDKELADGCKQQ, from the coding sequence ATGAGTGAAAACGAATACGACAACTTCGATGATTTGGATGATCTTTTGGATGAAGACCCAACCAAACTAGATGAAACGGTGGCCGGGAAGTTACAGGCAGACGAATCTGTAGGTAACAACGTTGGAgacaaagagaaaagtgCAACAAGTGAAAACAGTGATTGTGTGCAAGTAGGTAATGGGTCCGAAGAAGATCCAGAGTTAAAAGAAATGATGTCAGATTTACAAAATGAGTTTgcaaatttgatgaaacaAAGTGGCAATGAGAATAATATCAAGACAGGAGACTTTAATAAATTGGTAAGTGCCTTAGAGGAGGCAACGAAGATTCCCCGGGAAGGCTCTGATTTAGGACCTACTGGTCTGAAAGACAGTAATGATAAAGGGACTCTCAATGGGAATAGTCCAGGATTCAAAAACATCGTCTCTAATACACTGGATAGGCTAAAGGAAAATGGTAATAAAGTGGATACGTCACTAGCGGAAGAGACTAAAGAATCTCAACGCAGTggcaaaaataataatatagaTGACGTTTTGTCACAGTTGTTAGATCAAATGGTTGCATCCGGAGGAAACGAAAATAGAGATGATCAATTTGACCCTAAAGATGGGGAAATGGATGATGCAATAATGAAGATACTTGACCAAATGACGTCAAAAGAAGTTTTATATGAACCCATGAAAGAGATGCGTAGCGAGTTTGAGACCTGGTTCCAAGAAAAGGGCGAAAATGAAGAGCATGAGGAGAAGATAGGTGTCTACAAAAGGCAGTTCGATTTAGTGAAGCAAATTGTAGACACCTATGAACTGAAAGATTATGATGAATTCAAGCATAAAGATCGTGTTACTAAATATCTAGACGAACTAGAACAACTTGGCGACAGCCCTATTAGAAGTGCGAACAGTCTATTAAAGAATGggaatgaagaagatgacctgatgaaaatgttaGAAGTCGATGGTAATGATCCTAATCTAGGGAACCTCGATAAGGAATTAGCTGACGGTTGCAAGCAACAATAA
- the UBC9 gene encoding E2 SUMO-conjugating protein UBC9 (similar to Saccharomyces cerevisiae UBC9 (YDL064W); ancestral locus Anc_4.249), which produces MSSLCLQRLQEERKKWRKDHPFGFYAKPVKKADGSMDLQKWEAGIPGKDATNWAGGVYPITVEYPNEYPSKPPKVKFPAGFYHPNVYPSGTICLSILNEDQDWRPAITLKQIVLGVQDLLDSPNPNSPAQEPAWRSFSRNKTEYEKKVLLQAKQYSK; this is translated from the exons ATGAGTAGTCTGTGTCTACAACGTCTTCAGGAAGAAAG aaaaaaatggagaaaGGACCACCCTTTTGGATTTTATGCCAAACCGGTCAAGAAAGCTGATGGGTCCATGGATCTACAAAAATGGGAAGCTGGTATCCCAGGAAAAGACGCCACAAACTGGGCGGGTGGTGTGTACCCAATTACAGTGGAATATCCAAATGAATATCCATCAAAGCCTCCGAAGGTTAAATTTCCAGCTGGCTTTTACCATCCAAACGTGTACCCGAGTGGGACGATCTGTTTAagtattttgaatgaagatCAAGATTGGAGGCCCGCCATCACATTGAAACAAATTGTTCTTGGGGTTCAGGATCTTTTAGACTCTCCAAATCCAAATTCCCCTGCTCAAGAGCCTGCATGGAGatcattttcaagaaataaaacagaatatgaaaagaaGGTTTTGCTTCAGGCCAAACAGTATTCTaaatag
- the SYO1 gene encoding Syo1p (similar to Saccharomyces cerevisiae YDL063C; ancestral locus Anc_4.248), which produces MGRSKKRSRASSSRLNPLHKAGSNNNNKDANVVNKRLQPLLQNLSSVVPNDRSMALSSISVLCEDAHMRQLLLKEKLVHIILSKLLNDSNSDIVVESFGLLRNLSLEEGYDVSIHLWRSDIWTSISSNFAKIIDSLSALQAAEQQSQSKPVGKAKIESRRLLFDFADNLLSLVVALSNGSDDILNEILNENKINEIFQVILQLLQYGVEKIPVNLFNTILDLIYDLSSESFDFIDLVSNNKDISHFLNELSTDLHPQANELTRVLIEGIHCQFLDMKITYDQCNKIIHSVCHSINDIDPVQLMNDIDNPEEIVPATDKDETSKVIDKIKNYNAKRNESMMKLQSIEIAIDLITAIIELIASKYERPESHEATIPEELVNTLINFLPHVFMILKDTFTSRILIGWNNLIWLYITLSLTEISEELLVALWSYVTQLNNQDDLSIKIGGMGCIWAILKLIYSSGAFEKDSQALTNLQMVNNSEFVGKIIGEFQNSEDLELKQKCINVLSTYAMVEGQIEVNKEIGQFFLESLIKSNVQPEILMEMTNALFQIYGDASYDYNEPIFVRGGFLSILKDQVVPNLRQQFKMVDRNKDPELKERCHDCFTTLDSFIHYKINEGCVNQ; this is translated from the coding sequence ATGGGTagatcaaagaaaagatcaagaGCCTCTTCGTCCCGTTTGAATCCACTACACAAAGCTGGttcaaataataataataaagatgCTAATGTCGTCAATAAAAGACTTCAGCCGCTACTGCAAAATCTATCAAGTGTGGTGCCAAATGACAGAAGTATGGCTTTGAGCTCCATCAGTGTCCTTTGTGAGGACGCTCATATGAGGCAATTGctattgaaggaaaaactAGTGCATATCATTCTGAGTAAGCTATTGAACGATTCTAATTCGGATATAGTTGTTGAATCGTTTGGCTTATTGAGGAATCTATCCCTGGAAGAAGGTTATGACGTGTCAATTCACCTGTGGAGGTCTGATATATGGACAAGTATATCAAGCAACTTTGCCAAAATAATTGATTCTTTATCTGCTTTGCAAGCAGCGGAACAACAATCCCAATCAAAACCTGTTGGGAAGGCCAAAATAGAATCCAGAAGGTTGCTATTCGATTTTGCCGATAACTTATTATCTTTGGTTGTGGCCTTATCTAATGGTTCCGATGATATTCTTAATGAAAtattaaatgaaaataaaataaacgaaatttttcaggtcATTCTCCAACTATTACAATATGGTGTCGAAAAAATACCAGTTAACCTTTTCAACACAATCCTTGACCTTATTTATGATTTAAGTTCCGAATCATTTGACTTTATCGACCTTGTCTCAAACAATAAGGATATATCTCACTTTCTAAATGAGCTATCTACAGATTTGCATCCTCAAGCTAATGAGCTGACGAGAGTTCTGATCGAAGGCATCCATTGCCAATTCCTTGATATGAAAATAACGTATGATCAGTGtaacaaaataattcatTCTGTGTGTCATTCCATTAACGACATAGATCCAGTACAATTAATGAATGATATCGATAATCCTGAGGAAATTGTGCCCGCCACCGATAAAGATGAAACCAGTAAGGTAATAGATAAGATCAAGAACTACAATGCTAAACGTAACGAGTCCATGATGAAGTTGCAAAGTATTGAAATAGCAATTGACCTTATCACCGCTATTATCGAATTAATTGCATCTAAGTATGAAAGGCCAGAATCGCACGAAGCTACAATTCCAGAGGAGCTGGTCAATACCTTAATAAATTTCCTACCTCATGTCTTCATGATCTTGAAAGACACTTTCACCTCACGAATATTGATTGGCTGGAATAATTTAATCTGGCTGTACATTACACTATCATTAACTGAGATCTCCGAGGAGCTGTTGGTTGCATTATGGAGTTACGTGACACAGTTGAACAATCAGGATGATTTAAGTATTAAAATAGGGGGAATGGGCTGTATCTGGGCTATCTTAAAGCTCATCTACTCTAGCGgagcttttgaaaaggacaGTCAAGCATTGACTAATTTGCAAATGGTGAATAATTCAGAATTCGTTGGGAAAATTATTGGCGAATTTCAAAACAGCGAGGACCTGGAACTGAAGCAAAAGTGTATTAATGTATTGAGTACATATGCTATGGTGGAAGGGCAAATTGAAGTAAATAAGGAAATTGGGCAGTTTTTCTTAGAAAGTTTGATTAAATCAAACGTTCAGCCTGAAATCCTAATGGAAATGACAAATGCACTCTTCCAAATTTACGGTGACGCATCTTACGATTATAATGAACCAATATTCGTAAGAGGAGGATTTTTATCTATCCTAAAAGACCAAGTAGTACCAAATTTGAGACAGCAATTTAAAATGGTTGATAGAAACAAAGATCCTGAACTAAAGGAAAGGTGTCACGACTGTTTTACTACATTAGATAGTTTTATTCACTACAAGATCAATGAAGGTTGTGTTAACCAATAA
- the RPS29B gene encoding 40S ribosomal protein uS14 (similar to Saccharomyces cerevisiae RPS29B (YDL061C) and RPS29A (YLR388W); ancestral locus Anc_4.245) encodes MAHENVWFSHPRRFGKGSRQCRVCSSHTGLVRKYDLNICRQCFREKANDIGFHKYR; translated from the coding sequence atGGCTCACGAAAACGTTTGGTTCTCCCATCCAAGAAGATTCGGCAAAGGCTCCCGTCAATGTCGTGTCTGCTCATCTCACACCGGTTTGGTCAGAAAGTATGACTTGAACATCTGTCGTCAATGTTTCAGAGAAAAGGCTAACGACATTGGTTTCCACAAGTACAGATAA
- the TSR1 gene encoding small subunit rRNA maturation protein TSR1 (similar to Saccharomyces cerevisiae TSR1 (YDL060W); ancestral locus Anc_4.244) encodes MAGHSHRSSIKNGHKSFKAKHASKGALKRLYKGKVEKEPIGTGKPDKQVSKLQRRNKAKQLRAQKILDSIENRKLFEGKNGAAKIIAIIPLVSDLDPLDILYKLLKSADDEEIMIQELQSKRIFNVHIKKFKSNLKIIIPDMLNFLNILDCAKVADFVMFGLSGVNEVNGEFGEQIIRALELQGIASYIGVISNLSAVHEKEKFQLDVKQSLESYFKHFFPSEERIYNLEKNSDSLNVLRTLCQKLPRSINWRDNRGYVVADLVDFVETSPDSGELVVEGTVRGIGINANRLVHIPDFGDFQISKIEKISESLQRRKNAGDKITDNLGLDLSLQTVFESDINKDNLDEYAPEGVEDWSDYGEDFEYEDLTTARYDDHGFLPGRDQTSKKAVVPNGTSDYQAKWYLDDVIEVNDDEEDGQAIEQEEAMMEIDDEMTMMDQGNEEMVDDERFEMEDSEGFEELSPEEEERQLREFRDMEKEDKEFPDEIELEPSVSAVERLKRYRGLKNLYNCNWQIDEKDPTSPPEWKRLLRVGNYKNTKNRIIKEAKNEAQGIAGDRIRMFIKFPKFLLERVKDPKKLLFTVYGLLLHEHKNAVVNFSLQRWEEYDNPVPSKDPIVVQYGARRYTIQPLFSQDSNSPNNVHKYERFLHPDTVSIATCIAPVDFTQSPAIFFRSSSTDAKKIELIGHGTFLNADHSRILAKRAILTGHPFRFHKTVVTVRYMFFRPEDVEWFKSIPLFTKSGRSGFIKESLGTHGYFKATFDGKLSAQDVVAMSLYKRMWPMPSLPWNGM; translated from the coding sequence ATGGCAGGTCATTCACATAGATCGTCTATAAAGAATGGACACAAGTCTTTCAAAGCAAAACATGCTTCTAAAGGTGCTTTGAAGAGATTATACAAGGGGaaagtggaaaaagaaCCCATAGGAACTGGCAAACCAGACAAGCAGGTATCTAAACTGCAACGTAGAAACAAGGCGAAACAATTAAGGGCCCAGAAAATCTTGGATTCCATTGAAAACAGAAAACTATTCGAAGGTAAGAATGGTGCTGCCAAAATCATTGCCATTATCCCGCTGGTGAGCGATTTGGACCCATTGGACATCCTTTACAAGCTATTAAAGTCAGCAGACGACGAAGAAATCATGATACAAGAGCTGCAGTCAAAGCGTATATTCAACGTCcatatcaagaaattcaaaagcaaTCTTAAAATTATCATTCCAGACAtgctcaatttcttgaatattctAGATTGTGCCAAAGTGGCTGATTTCGTCATGTTCGGGCTGAGTGGGGTGAACGAAGTCAATGGAGAATTTGGTGAACAAATTATACGTGCTTTAGAACTGCAAGGTATCGCGTCATATATCGGTGTTATAAGTAACCTTTCAGCGGTCcatgaaaaggaaaaatttcaacTGGACGTAAAGCAATCTTTGGAAAGCTATTTtaagcatttttttcccagtGAAGAACGCATTTATAACTTGGAAAAGAATTCAGACTCGTTAAACGTCTTAAGAACATTATGTCAAAAACTACCAAGGTCAATCAATTGGAGAGATAACAGAGGTTACGTCGTTGCCGACCTTGTTGACTTCGTTGAAACTTCTCCCGACTCCGGTGAATTAGTTGTTGAAGGTACCGTCCGTGGTATTGGGATCAATGCTAACAGACTAGTTCATATTCCTGATTTTGGTGACTTTCAAATCAGTaagatagaaaaaattagtgAATCTTTGCAAAGGAGGAAGAACGCTGGCGACAAAATCACCGATAATCTGGGCTTGGACCTGAGTTTACAaacagtttttgaaagcgATATAAACAAAGACAATTTGGATGAGTATGCTCCGGAAGGCGTGGAAGATTGGTCGGATTATGGGGAAGATTTCGAGTATGAAGATTTGACAACAGCAAGATACGACGACCACGGATTCTTACCAGGTAGGGACCAAACATCCAAAAAGGCGGTTGTTCCCAATGGCACTTCCGATTACCAGGCTAAATGGTATTTGGATGATGTTATTGAAGtaaatgacgatgaagaagatggacAGGCCattgaacaagaagaagcaatgatggaaattgatgatgagatgacgatgatggaCCAAGGAAATGAAGAGATGGTAGACGACGAGAGATTCGAGATGGAAGACAGTGAGggatttgaagaactcTCACCTGAGGAAGAGGAACGTCAATTGAGAGAATTTAGAGATATGGAAAAGGAAGACAAGGAATTCCCCGATGAAATTGAACTCGAACCAAGTGTATCTGCTGTCGAACGTTTGAAAAGATACAGAGGCTTGAAGAACCTATACAATTGTAACTGGCAAATTGACGAAAAGGATCCAACATCGCCGCCTGAATGGAAACGTCTACTAAGGGTTGGTAATTACAAAAACACTAAAAACAGAATCATTAAAGAGGCCAAGAACGAAGCACAAGGCATTGCAGGTGATCGTATTAGAATGTTTATCAAGTTCCCTAAATTTCTGTTAGAGAGGGTGAAAGACCCCAAAAAACTACTATTTACTGTTTACGGGTTATTACTGCATGAACACAAAAATGCAGTGGTCAACTTCTCGCTGCAAAGGTGGGAAGAATACGACAACCCTGTCCCCTCTAAGGATCCTATCGTGGTGCAGTACGGTGCCAGAAGATATACCATTCAGCCACTATTCTCCCAGGATTCCAACAGTCCCAACAACGTTCACAAGTATGAAAGATTTCTACACCCAGATACAGTATCGATTGCTACATGTATCGCGCCTGTAGATTTCACGCAATCGCCtgcaattttcttcaggtCATCATCAACAgatgccaaaaaaattgaattgaTTGGCCACGGTACATTCTTAAATGCAGATCATTCAAGAATCTTGGCTAAGAGAGCCATTTTGACAGGCCATCCATTTAGGTTTCACAAAACCGTGGTCACTGTACGTTATATGTTTTTCAGACCAGAAGATGTGGAGTGGTTCAAGTCCATACCGTTATTTACCAAATCTGGTAGATCCGgttttatcaaagaaagtCTGGGTACGCATGGTTATTTCAAAGCCACGTTCGACGGTAAACTATCTGCACAAGATGTTGTTGCTATGTCCTTGTATAAACGTATGTGGCCAATGCCTTCATTACCTTGGAATGGTATGTGA
- the RAD59 gene encoding Rad59p (similar to Saccharomyces cerevisiae RAD59 (YDL059C); ancestral locus Anc_4.239): MTVQAQPKSSISYDSTVYGTAPGLDIKAFRIVEDWNGRPASAWSVQRIGRLQSKIEKHTYNIYHNNRYGKHNLSKLIPGHVLIQFANETFGYDGWKMDVIDVEARECQLFTAVNNDDNTDTDDVKYTVVAEAQVKVTLKDGTNTQCGGLGRITLPSKGECYNRSRKEAVGDALKKALLSFEKIILDYETKITNNYYVDGLYGSKKKETKNAFNLQPMPNGKSTFIKLEDTKDTNIK; encoded by the coding sequence ATGACGGTGCAAGCGCAGCCTAAATCGAGTATATCGTACGACTCGACTGTGTACGGCACAGCTCCAGGCTTGGATATCAAAGCTTTCCGGATCGTTGAGGATTGGAATGGCAGGCCCGCTAGCGCTTGGTCAGTACAAAGGATAGGGCGTTTGCAGTCCAAGATCGAAAAGCACACGTACAACATATATCACAATAATAGATATGGGAAGCACAACTTATCAAAGCTAATACCGGGCCACGTTCTCATTCAGTTCGCTAATGAAACGTTTGGGTATGACGGTTGGAAAATGGACGTTATAGATGTTGAGGCTCGTGAGTGTCAACTCTTTACCGCGGTGAACAACGACGACAACACTGATACAGATGATGTCAAGTATACAGTGGTGGCTGAAGCTCAGGTAAAGGTTACTCTAAAGGACGGCACCAACACGCAGTGCGGTGGCTTAGGTAGAATCACTCTGCCCTCGAAGGGCGAGTGCTATAACAGATCCAGAAAAGAAGCTGTTGGCGATGCCTTAAAGAAGGCATTACtgagttttgaaaaaattatcctCGATTATGAGACTAAGATTACAAATAACTACTACGTTGATGGATTGTAtggttcaaaaaaaaaggaaaccaAGAACGCTTTCAATTTACAGCCAATGCCTAATGGTAAGTCGacttttatcaaattgGAGGATACTAAAGATACAAATATCAAATAG